One part of the Methylobacterium mesophilicum SR1.6/6 genome encodes these proteins:
- a CDS encoding AI-2E family transporter produces the protein MSEDPVTAQRLREGLPVIVALASLLLVVATMAALYLGREILVPVTLAILLSFVLVPAVRMLRRLRVPRAPAVLLVVVIVFGALFGIGSLIASEASQLAADLPRYTLVMRTKIKDLRGATAGTGTLSRIADMVQDLSATLQPPPAAEIKGEPGSPTHPITVELTPVRASVIDTLQTFAGPVLHPLATTGLILIFTIFILLQREDLRNRAIKLAGGSGDLRRTTAAIDDATSRLSRFFLAQLALNIAFGVVIGFGLWIIGVPSPTLFGVLAAILRFVPYIGAAISALLPLILAAAVDPGWSMVIATAALFLVVEPICGHVIEPLLYGHSTGLSPVAVILAATIWTFLWGPIGLVLATPLTVCLVVLGRHVQRLWYLDVLLGDQPALSPPEIFYQRMLAGDPVEAIDQGWQFLKERALVTYYDEVALAGLLLAQEDLSRGTLDRERQAEVGTAIRTVVDRLGTAPVARRPRRGSGRGPDTETAAALAAVGPDRQVAGIVLSREDLAPGWRSETPVLCVSSRGPFDEAATLMLSQILARHGLASQILSMAAIRAGERPENPEGLALICFSYLEPVSLSQIRFTVRQARAAVPGVRILVGFWRERDPATLDRLRRATSADFLVTSLNEALSAVLGACRETAPARTSPAPAAALPGPARTAAA, from the coding sequence TTGAGCGAGGATCCCGTCACCGCCCAGCGCCTGCGGGAAGGCCTACCGGTCATCGTCGCGCTGGCCTCGCTCCTCCTCGTCGTGGCGACGATGGCGGCGCTCTATCTCGGCCGTGAGATCCTCGTGCCGGTGACGCTGGCGATCCTGCTCAGCTTCGTCCTCGTGCCGGCGGTCCGGATGCTGCGGCGCCTGCGGGTGCCGCGGGCGCCCGCGGTGCTCCTGGTGGTGGTGATCGTGTTCGGCGCCCTGTTCGGCATCGGCAGCCTGATCGCCAGCGAGGCATCCCAGCTCGCCGCCGACCTGCCGCGCTACACGCTGGTGATGCGGACCAAGATCAAGGACCTGCGCGGGGCGACGGCTGGCACCGGAACGCTCTCGCGGATCGCCGACATGGTGCAGGACCTGAGCGCCACCCTTCAGCCGCCGCCGGCCGCCGAGATCAAGGGCGAGCCCGGCTCGCCCACGCACCCGATCACCGTGGAACTCACCCCCGTCCGCGCCAGCGTGATCGACACGCTGCAGACCTTCGCGGGCCCCGTGCTCCACCCGTTGGCCACGACCGGCCTGATCCTGATCTTCACGATCTTCATCCTGCTCCAGCGCGAGGATCTGCGGAACCGGGCGATCAAGCTCGCCGGCGGCTCGGGCGACCTGCGCCGCACCACGGCGGCGATCGACGATGCCACGAGCCGGCTGAGCCGGTTCTTCCTGGCGCAGCTCGCCCTCAACATCGCCTTCGGCGTGGTGATCGGCTTCGGGCTCTGGATCATCGGCGTGCCGAGCCCGACGCTGTTCGGCGTGCTCGCCGCGATCCTGCGCTTCGTGCCCTATATCGGCGCCGCGATCAGCGCGCTGCTGCCGCTGATCCTCGCCGCCGCGGTCGATCCCGGCTGGAGCATGGTGATCGCCACCGCGGCCCTGTTCCTGGTGGTCGAGCCGATCTGCGGCCACGTGATCGAGCCGCTGCTCTACGGCCACTCGACCGGCCTCTCGCCGGTCGCCGTCATCCTGGCGGCGACGATCTGGACCTTCCTGTGGGGCCCGATCGGCCTCGTGCTGGCGACCCCCCTCACCGTCTGCCTCGTGGTGCTCGGACGGCACGTGCAGAGGCTCTGGTACCTCGACGTGCTGCTCGGCGACCAGCCCGCCCTGTCGCCCCCGGAGATCTTCTACCAGCGCATGCTCGCCGGCGATCCCGTGGAGGCGATCGACCAGGGCTGGCAGTTCCTGAAGGAGCGGGCCCTCGTCACCTACTACGACGAGGTCGCCCTGGCGGGCCTGCTGCTCGCGCAGGAGGATCTCTCGCGCGGGACGCTCGACCGCGAACGCCAGGCGGAGGTCGGCACAGCGATCCGTACGGTGGTGGATCGTCTGGGCACCGCCCCGGTCGCGCGGCGGCCCCGGCGGGGATCCGGACGCGGTCCCGACACCGAGACCGCCGCCGCGCTGGCTGCCGTCGGGCCTGACCGGCAGGTGGCGGGCATCGTGCTGTCGCGCGAGGATCTCGCCCCCGGCTGGCGCAGCGAGACACCGGTCCTGTGCGTGTCGAGCCGCGGCCCCTTCGACGAGGCGGCGACGCTGATGCTGAGCCAGATCTTGGCACGGCACGGGCTCGCCTCGCAGATCCTGTCGATGGCGGCGATCCGCGCCGGCGAGCGGCCCGAGAACCCCGAGGGTCTCGCGCTGATCTGCTTCTCCTACCTGGAGCCGGTAAGTCTGTCGCAGATCCGCTTCACGGTCCGGCAGGCCCGCGCCGCGGTGCCGGGGGTGCGCATCCTCGTCGGCTTCTGGCGCGAGCGCGATCCGGCGACACTCGATCGCCTGCGACGGGCGACCTCGGCCGACTTCCTGGTGACGTCGCTCAACGAGGCGCTCTCGGCGGTCCTGGGTGCCTGCCGCGAGACGGCACCCGCGCGGACCAGCCCGGCACCGGCCGCCGCGCTTCCCGGCCCGGCACGGACGGCGGCGGCGTGA
- a CDS encoding response regulator, with the protein MAKILLVEDHEEIWDFLSRRLKRRGYEVILAHDGEAGVRQARSGQPDVILLDMNLPVLDGWSVARALKSGTDTRAIPIIALTAHAMSGDRDKAIQAGCDDYHPKPVDFSKLLSQISAALGETAQAG; encoded by the coding sequence ATGGCGAAGATTCTGCTGGTCGAGGATCACGAAGAGATCTGGGATTTCCTCTCCCGTCGCCTGAAGCGGCGCGGCTACGAGGTGATCCTGGCGCATGACGGCGAGGCCGGCGTCCGGCAGGCCCGGTCCGGCCAGCCGGACGTGATCCTGCTCGACATGAACCTCCCGGTCCTCGACGGCTGGTCTGTCGCGCGCGCGCTGAAATCCGGCACCGACACGCGGGCGATCCCGATCATCGCCCTCACCGCCCACGCGATGTCGGGCGACCGGGACAAGGCGATTCAGGCCGGCTGCGACGACTATCATCCGAAGCCCGTCGATTTCTCGAAGCTCCTCAGCCAGATCAGCGCCGCCCTCGGCGAGACCGCGCAGGCCGGCTGA
- a CDS encoding glutathione S-transferase family protein: MANKPEIEFYHAPNTRSSGVRVLLEELGVPYRLHALNMRAGEHLQDAYRAINPMAKVPAIRNGEALVTEQAAVYLYLADLFPEAGLAPAATDPARATYLRWMVFYGSCYEPAVIDRYLKREPGPRAMSAYADYDSVIARVTEALTPGPYLLGERFSAADILWGGALGWTMGFGLVAPHPVLNAYVERIRARPASLKVAAADAELAAAHEAAASA, from the coding sequence ATGGCGAACAAACCCGAGATCGAGTTCTATCACGCACCCAATACGCGCTCTTCCGGAGTGCGTGTGCTCCTCGAGGAGTTGGGTGTGCCGTACCGGCTGCACGCCCTCAACATGCGCGCGGGCGAGCATCTCCAGGACGCGTACCGGGCCATCAACCCGATGGCGAAGGTGCCGGCGATCCGCAACGGCGAGGCTCTGGTCACCGAACAGGCGGCCGTCTACCTCTATCTCGCCGACCTCTTCCCGGAGGCGGGCCTCGCCCCGGCGGCGACCGATCCCGCCCGCGCGACCTACCTGCGCTGGATGGTGTTCTACGGCTCCTGCTACGAGCCCGCGGTGATCGACCGCTACCTCAAGCGGGAGCCGGGCCCGCGCGCCATGTCGGCCTACGCCGATTACGACAGCGTCATCGCCCGCGTCACCGAGGCGCTGACCCCGGGGCCGTACCTCCTCGGCGAGCGCTTCAGCGCCGCCGACATCCTGTGGGGGGGCGCCCTCGGCTGGACCATGGGTTTCGGACTGGTCGCGCCCCATCCGGTGCTGAACGCCTATGTCGAGCGGATCCGGGCGCGGCCGGCATCCCTGAAGGTCGCGGCCGCGGATGCGGAACTGGCGGCGGCGCACGAGGCGGCCGCATCGGCCTGA
- a CDS encoding amino acid ABC transporter substrate-binding protein, whose product MRLLAPLLAALLLGAPAESAERTGTLRKIRDNNRLVLGVRDTATPFSYLDQNQKVVGFAVDICLKIADAVKRELQMPGLEIGMEFVNSSSRIPLMTNGTIDLECGTTTNNADRKKQVDFTNTHFLTATRFVSRKDQNIASLDDLRGKTVSSVAGSTNILMLIKANNERKLGITVIAAKDVPEAFLLVETGRAAAFVMDDVQLSVVAAQSKEPSAYVVSDETLSNPEPYGIMLRRDDPAFKAVVDRATAELYRSPEIMTLYDRWFLKPVPPRGLTYNVPLSSALRWAFAHPSDNSDPAFYAH is encoded by the coding sequence ATGCGTCTGCTCGCTCCCCTTCTCGCCGCGCTTCTCCTCGGTGCTCCCGCCGAGTCGGCCGAACGCACCGGCACACTCAGGAAGATCCGCGACAACAACAGGCTGGTCCTCGGCGTGCGCGATACCGCAACCCCGTTCAGCTACCTGGATCAGAACCAGAAGGTGGTCGGCTTCGCGGTCGATATCTGCCTGAAGATCGCCGACGCCGTGAAACGCGAGTTGCAGATGCCGGGCCTGGAGATCGGGATGGAGTTCGTCAATTCCTCCTCCCGCATCCCGCTGATGACCAACGGCACGATCGACCTCGAATGTGGGACGACGACCAACAACGCCGACCGCAAGAAGCAGGTGGACTTTACCAACACGCATTTCCTGACGGCGACCCGCTTCGTGTCCCGGAAGGACCAGAACATCGCCAGCCTGGATGACCTGCGTGGCAAGACCGTCTCGTCGGTGGCGGGCTCGACCAACATCCTGATGCTGATCAAGGCCAACAACGAGCGGAAGCTCGGCATCACGGTGATCGCCGCCAAGGACGTGCCGGAGGCGTTCCTGCTCGTGGAGACCGGCCGGGCCGCGGCCTTCGTGATGGACGACGTGCAGCTCAGCGTCGTGGCCGCGCAGTCCAAGGAGCCCTCCGCCTACGTGGTCAGCGACGAGACGCTGTCCAACCCGGAGCCCTACGGGATCATGCTGCGCAGGGACGATCCGGCCTTCAAGGCCGTCGTCGACCGGGCGACGGCCGAGCTCTACCGGAGCCCCGAGATCATGACGCTCTACGACCGCTGGTTCCTGAAGCCGGTGCCGCCGCGCGGCCTGACCTACAACGTGCCGCTGTCCTCCGCCCTGCGCTGGGCCTTCGCGCACCCGAGCGACAATTCTGATCCTGCGTTCTACGCGCACTGA
- a CDS encoding MFS transporter translates to MTDSTEPALTPAAARAAPPATSIPRLIVVLACAGFGSTFALRSVEPLVGVLARDLASDAHTVALLSTAFALPYAFIQPVLGPIGDALGKERVMSTCLAVLAVALTLCSIAPDIGSLFGLRMLAGAAAGGCIPLSLALLGDRVPMESRQVAIGRFLVAVILGQLSGSTFAGLIEAAIGWRGVFAVTAAVAAFACAATVFGFDRTGRAAARRPAFGEAVTRYRTILRNPRARVLFSAVFIEAIAIFGVFPHLAPLIEARGEGGPREAGLVLAGFAVGGLLYSALVGLLVRLLGLPRMLIGGGLICGASLTVVGLAGSWQVDCAALTAMGLGFYMLHNTYQTQVTEVAPTARASAVALHAFSFFCGQALGVAVIGQALLRLGQFGALAGCAVTILALGIGTALALRQKPPPVAFPG, encoded by the coding sequence ATGACCGACAGCACAGAGCCGGCTCTCACGCCTGCCGCGGCCCGGGCCGCGCCCCCGGCCACGTCGATCCCGCGGCTGATCGTGGTGCTGGCCTGCGCGGGCTTCGGCAGCACCTTCGCGCTGCGCTCGGTCGAGCCTCTGGTGGGCGTTCTCGCCCGCGACCTCGCGAGCGACGCCCACACGGTGGCGCTCCTCTCCACGGCCTTCGCGCTGCCCTACGCGTTCATCCAGCCGGTGCTCGGCCCGATCGGCGACGCCCTCGGGAAGGAGCGGGTGATGAGCACCTGCCTCGCGGTGCTCGCCGTCGCCCTCACCCTGTGCAGCATCGCCCCCGACATCGGCAGCCTGTTCGGCCTGCGCATGCTGGCGGGCGCTGCGGCGGGGGGCTGCATCCCCCTGTCGCTGGCCCTGCTCGGCGACCGCGTGCCGATGGAGAGCCGGCAAGTGGCGATCGGGCGGTTCCTCGTGGCGGTGATCCTCGGCCAGCTGTCCGGCTCGACCTTCGCGGGCCTGATCGAGGCGGCGATCGGCTGGCGCGGGGTCTTCGCGGTGACCGCCGCCGTGGCGGCCTTCGCCTGCGCGGCCACCGTGTTCGGCTTCGACCGGACCGGCCGGGCCGCCGCCCGCCGCCCGGCCTTCGGCGAGGCGGTGACGCGCTACCGCACGATCCTGCGCAATCCCCGGGCGCGGGTGCTGTTCTCGGCGGTGTTCATCGAGGCGATCGCGATCTTCGGCGTATTCCCGCACCTCGCGCCGCTGATCGAGGCCAGGGGCGAGGGCGGTCCGCGGGAGGCCGGCCTCGTGCTGGCGGGGTTCGCCGTCGGCGGCCTGCTCTACTCGGCGCTGGTCGGGCTGCTGGTGCGGCTGCTCGGCCTGCCGCGGATGCTGATCGGCGGCGGCCTGATCTGCGGCGCGTCGCTCACGGTGGTCGGCCTCGCCGGCTCCTGGCAGGTCGACTGCGCCGCACTCACCGCCATGGGCCTCGGCTTCTACATGCTGCACAACACCTACCAGACCCAGGTCACCGAGGTTGCGCCCACCGCCCGCGCCTCCGCGGTGGCGCTCCACGCCTTCTCGTTCTTCTGCGGGCAGGCGCTCGGCGTCGCGGTGATCGGGCAGGCGCTCCTCCGGCTCGGCCAGTTCGGGGCGCTCGCCGGATGCGCCGTGACCATCCTGGCGCTCGGCATCGGCACCGCCCTCGCCCTGCGGCAGAAGCCGCCACCGGTGGCGTTCCCGGGCTGA